The genomic segment GACCATCGATTGTTTTTGCCTATTTACTCGTCGGGATCGCGATCTTCTTCGTCATGCGGGCACTTGGAGAATTGTTATTGTCAAAAGCAGGTTATCAGTCACTTACGGATATCGCAGAAGATTATCTCGGACCACGTGCCGCGTTCGTGACGGGTTGGACGTATTGGTTCTGTTGGATCATGACCGCGATGGCAGACATCATCGCCGTCGGTGTCTACGTTAAGTATTGGTTTGATATCCCGCAATGGATTCCAGCCGTTCTTGCGCTCTTGATTTTACTGGGCTTTAACTTGTTGACCGTTAAATTGTTCGGTGAACTCGAATTTTGGTTCGCGTTGATTAAGGTCGTGACAATCCTTGCTTTGATTGGTGTCGGAATCGTCTTGCTCGCGATCGGGTTTAAAACAGACGCGGGTCCCGTGACCGTCTCGAATCTCTGGTCACATGGTGGCTGGATGCCAAACGGAATTACAGGATTCTTGCTATCGTTCCAAATGGTCGTCTTCGCCTATGTCGGTGTTGAGCTCGTTGGGGTATCCGCAGCAGAAACAGCGGATCCGAAGAAGAACATTCCATCCGCGATCAATAAGATTCCACTTCGGATCTTATTCTTCTATGTCGGTGCCTTACTCATTCTCTTGATGATCAACCCATGGACAGGATTAAATGCGACAGAGAGCCCGTTCGTCAAGACATTCAGTTTGATCGGGATTCCGCTTGCAGCAGGAATCATCAACTTCGTCGTACTGACGTCCGCTGCTTCGGCGTGTAACAGCGGGATGTTCTCGACGAGCCGGATTCTATATAACCTGGGAAATCAACAGCAAGCGTCGAAAAAGTTCTCGAAGTTGAACAAGAACCATGTCCCAGCAAACGCCTTATTCGTCTCGACGATCGTCGTCTCAGTCGGTGCCTTACTCAGTAAACTGTTACCAGGTCAAGCGTTCAGTATCGTCACGACAATTAGTGCAATCTGTTTCATCTGGGTCTGGGGTGTCATCCTCGTTTGTCATCTCCGGTATAAGAAGCAGAATCCGGAATTACATGCGTCGTCGACATTCAAAGCACCATTGACACCACTCGTCAACTATCTCGTGCTAGGATTGTTTGCAGTCATTCTCGTCGTCATGCTATTTGCGGAAGATACACGTCCTGCCTTGTTGCTGACACCGGTCTGGTTCCTTGGACTATTCGGACTATATCATCTCCGAAAAAAGAAACAACAAGCAGTTAATCAAAAAAGTGCATAATCTAAAACAAGCCGGTCGGATCTAATCCGTCCGGCATTTTTCATGGTGTATCGAAAGCTCCGTCCTGTAGTTGTTTCCGAAGTGCTTTGGCTTTCTTGCGAATATCGCGTTTGCTGTCGGCATCCCGTTTTTCCCATTGTCGATACATCATCGACATCCGTGGATTATCAGCGAAGCGCTTTTCGTGCCGATCGATGAAATCCCAGTACAAGGCGTTAAATGGACAGGCGTCTTCGCCAAGCATGTCTTTCTGATGGAATGGACATCCCTTGCAATAATCACTCATCTTATTGATGTAATTCGCCGAGGCAATGTACGGTTTGGTCGATAACGTTCCCCCATCGGCATGAAGCGCCATCCCAAGGACGTTCGGTAAGACGACCCAGTCGTAGGCATCGATGTACATTTCATTGAACCAATCTGCCGTCTGTTGTGGTGAGATCGCAAACAAATTAGCGAAGTTCCCGAGCACCATCAAGCGCTGGATGTGGTGATTGTGCGCATGCTCGACGACAGGACGTAACGATTCAGCGACACAGTGCATGTTCGTTTTTCCGGTCCAGAAAAAGTCCGGTAGATCCGCTTCGTGATGCAGCACATTGACGGAAGCATAGTCCGGCATCTCGGCTAGGTATACAGCGCGCATGTATTCGCGCCACCCTAAGATTTGACGAATGAAACCCTCGACCGCATTGAGCGGAGCATCTTGTTCTTCGAGTGCTGCCTCGACTTGGCGAATGACCTCTTCCGGTCTCAGTAAGCCGAGATTGATTGCTGCCGATAAAAGCGAGTGCGATAGCGTATCTTCACCAGTCAGCATGGCGTCCTGATACGTCCCGAACGTCTCGAGCCGCTCTTCGATGAAGCGATGAAGGGCACGCATCGCTTCCTTCCGCGTGACCGGCCAATGAAACGCGTCAAGTGCTCCCGGGTGATCAGAAAAATCCCGTTCGACCTTTTCAATGACGTCCTTTGTGATGCGATCCGGACGAAACTGAATTGGATCCTTAAACGTCGTACCGGACTTCGCTGGTTTTCGATTATCGGCGTCAAACGACCATTTTCCACCGATCGGCTTGGAGCCGTTCATGAGAACGTTTCGTTCCTTGCGCAGTTTGCGATAAAAACGATCCATCTTGTATGGCTTGTCACCGATTGCTTCAATCGCTTCTTCCTGCGTCAGTAAAAACAACGGCACGTCGGAACAAACCTCGACCGTGATTTTCTTCGGTAAACTGTCTTGCCACTTGTGCATCGCCTTGCGCATCGGTTCATCCGTGATCGCCGTATAGAGTACATGATTTGGATCATGCTCTTTACGATGCGCCTTGAATGCCTGATCGAACGAGTCGGCTTCCCGGTAATCAACGGTGAAGCCTTTCTCGCGTAGTTCTTCCGCGAAATGCCGCATCGCCGAGAAGACGAGGATGAGCTTTTGTTTATGATACGTCTTCCATTTGGAGCGTGAGGTCGCTTCGACCATCAGGATGACGTCATCTTGTTTGTTTGCTTCCTGCAATAAGGGGAGATCGTGATTCAATTGATTACCAAATATCCAGCGTGTCGCCATTAGAGTTCCTCCTTTACCTTTGCTATATGATTACCGTTTTTGGATAAATTCATACGTTGGCATGTGTTCAAACCACGCTTGCAGAATCGTAAAATTTTATTTATACTATGTATATTTTACATTTAAAACCATTATCGTTTATAAATTGAATCACCTTTGCGAACGAGGAGTGAGACACGTGGGATCGAATATTTCATCACTACCGAAAGACTATGAGGTGCTCAATAAAAAACGATTGAGACGTCATGTCGCTATTACAGTCATCATTCCAGTGTACGACGCGATTATCTATCTTGAACGAACGATTAACTCCGTTTTAGTACAGACAATCGGTATTCGAAACGTGACGATCATTGCGGTAGATGATAAATCCACAGATGGCTCACGTCGCCTTTTACGACGCTTATCCGCCTTATATCCTCAACTTGTCAGCGTACTGCTGAAAAAAAATACAGGTACGCCTGCGATGCCACGTAATCTAGGTTTGACTCTGGCACGATCGAAATATGTCACGTTTTTGGATGCCGACGATTGGTTAGCACATGACGGATTACGGATTCTAAGTGAGACGATGAATCGAACCGGAGTAGACTATGCCGTCGGGCGTACCATTCAAGTATCGACGAATCAACCGAATCGAATCATTGGTGTTCACGAATCTAATCGCGATCGTGATCACGTCTCTCCGTATACTTTAAAGCACGCTTTTTATCATCTCGGCCCACGTGCCCGCATGATGCGTCGAGATTTCCTGTTACGTCATGCTATTCAATTTCCTTCGATGAAATTCGCCGAAGATAAACAATTTTTTATCGATGTCTTAGTACGAACAGATATGATCTCGACAGTTACTGCCCCCATCTATTATTTGAATCGTCTCGACGAGAATGACTCATTAACGAAGCAGACCGACATTATGGAAAAGATGGAAACGAATCTTATCGTCTTACGTCGTGTGTTGGAATATGACTTATCTGCTGAAAAGGAACGACTTATCCTCAATCGACTGATTGAGTTTGACTGTATCACACGCTTTTATGATCGTAAGCACTTTCTCAAAAGTAATGATCCATCAGTCTATCATCAGATGTTTGCGCGTGTCGTCGCCTTGTTTACGCAATATCGTTCCTATCCTATCGATTCATTGATTGAAAAGCCGTTCAATCGTCTGTTGTATCACTATTGGAAAGCTGAACGTTTTGATGATCTTTTGGATGCTGTTAAGTGGTCGAAATCGAAAGAAATAAAGAAAGTCGAATGGGTGAATGATCAACCTTATTGGAATATTCCATTAGGCAATGGTCAGACACAAATGCTAGCGCTCCCTCTATATGTGAAGGTACACAAATTAGAACGGACAGAAGATGGACTAAATCTAACGGTTCAAACACTTGGAGATCGACAAATTCGAGTAGAAGGGATTACGTTACAACATCGTACATGGATGGAAGAAACACATCTTTTGACGACGCATGTTACAGATCTTGAAAATCATTATTATCACTTACGGATAGAACTACCCAAACAAATCGAAAAGGGGAGTTATCTTGTTTATTTACGCTTTGATGACTATGGACAGCAGGTGATGGCTATTACGATGGATGAGCCAGTAATTCAACAATGCCACCACACATTTCGCTGGTATGAAACCGTTAAAGGAAACTTAGGATTACGAATCAAATGAATGCAATCGTCTGCTTCGAAAAGAGGCAGACGATTTTGTAAAATCGGCTACTGCAGCACATTTCTGAATGTAAAAGAAGTTCCTTTCTGTGCAAGCTATGATAGGGTTATAATGGAAAGGTAAGTTGTCGTCATGAGGGGGAAGTTTTTCATGACAGGTAGTCCATAATATCAACGGGGATAGGAAGGATATCATGAGCAGTATGCCTAAAAAAACAGACGTTATTTTAATTGGTGCCGGAGTCATGAGCGCGACGTTAGGGGTCTTATTAAAAGAACTCGCGCCTGAGATGAACATCAAGGTATTCGAGAAACTCGCGAGTGCCGGGGAAGAGAGCTCGAACGAGTGGAACAATGCAGGAACAGGTCACGCCGCACTGTGTGAACTGAACTATACGACGGAAAACGCCGATGGTTCGATCGATATTAGTAAAGCGGTCAAAGTCAACGAACAGTTCCAACTGTCGCGTCAATTCTGGTCGCATCTCGTCAAGGAAGGGGTCTTGCCGAATCCGAAAGAATTCATCATGCCGATTCCACATATGAGCATGGTCGAAGGGACGGAAAACGTCGAATTCCTGAAAAAACGATTGGAAGCGCTCTCAGCAAATCCGTTGTTTGCAGGGATGGAGTATTCGGAAGATCCAGTAAAATTAGCCGAGTGGATTCCACTCATCATGAACGGTCGGACGTCACCAGAGCCGATCGCTGCGACAAAAATCGATTCAGGAACGGACGTCAACTTCGGTGCGTTGACACGGATCCTGTTTGAATATCTCGCACAGCACGATGTAGAGATCAACTACCAGCACGGTGTCGAGGACTTGAAACGTGTTGACGGTGGTTGGGAAGTCAAAGTGAAGAATGAGCGCGATCACCGGATCGAGCATCATACGGCGCAGTTCGTCTTCATCGGGGGCGGCGGTGGTAGTCTACCATTGCTCCAAAAAACAGGCATCGAGGAATCGAAGCAAATCGGTGGTTTCCCGGTCAGCGGCTTGTTCCTCGTCTGTAAAAATCCTGAGATCATTGAACAGCACCATGCGAAAGTCTACGGAAAAGCGAAAGTCGGAGCACCACCGATGTCAGTACCGCACTTGGATACACGATACATCGATGGAAAGAAATCGCTCCTCTTCGGACCGTTTGCTGGCTTCTCACCGAAGTTTCTCAAGACAGGATCAAATCTTGATTTGATCGCGTCCGTCAAACCAAACAACGTCTTGACGATGCTTGCTGCGGGAGCAAAAGAGATGGGATTGACGAAGTATCTGATCGAACAAGTTCTCTTGTCGACGGAACAACGAATGAACGAATTACGAGAGTTCATTCCGAATGCGAAGACGGAAGACTGGGATGTCGTCGTTGCTGGTCAACGTGTCCAAGTTATCAAGGATACACCGCAAGGAAAAGGAACACTCCAGTTCGGAACAGAGGTCGTCAGTGCAGCTGACGGATCTGTTGCTGCTTTACTTGGAGCTTCTCCAGGTGCTTCAACAGCGGTTCCAGTCATGCTCGAAGTACTCGGCAAATGTTTCCCGTCCGAATTACCGGCGTGGGAAGCAAAAATCAAGGAGATGATTCCGTCTTACGGGATCTCACTCGTTGAACATCCGGAGTTGTTCGAACAGATCCATGCAGAAACAGCAAAAACGCTTGAGCTTGAACAAGGTCAACCGATTCGCTAAACGAAAACCGTCCGACTCTACAAGAGCCGGACGGTTTTTTTGATTTAGCGGAAGTTACGGAAGAAGCGCGTTTTCTTCAGTGCGATCCCGACTGGAATCGCGACAAGGATTCCGAGGACGTTTTGAATAATGTTTCCTGTAATTGAACCGAATGGTGCGACCCAGTTGCTGAATGCAATTCCTTCATGCACGAAGTAAACGAGTAGCATAACAGGAACGGAAGCGATCATCCCGATTAAGTTGAACGTGACATTCGTTCCGTTACGACCACCTGACCACGCGATGTAACCAACAATCAATCCTTGAAGTCCGCGTGCGATGATTGTACCAGGGGCCCAAATCGTATAGCCCAATAGAAGATCAAACAAGCCCATTCCAACAGCACCGGCAAGCAGTGCTGTCCGGGGACCGAATAAAATGGCAACAAGAAAGAGCATCGCTGTTCCCATATGAATGAGACCACCGTTTGGAGCGATGGGTAATTTGATATTGATGAACATTGTTGCAACAAGAACAAGTGCGATCGACATCGCAGTGATGACAAGCTGGCGGGTACGAGTGCTAGAGTACGGTGCTGCTTTTTGCATGTGGCTAACCTTCTTTATGATAGATTTTAAGATATCTTCAATCTATCAGATGACTGGACTAGTCAAAAGTGTCAACTTTGAATTATTTATAGGGGTCAGATTGACTGAACAATCGTCATTCGTTCTTAATTCCAGAAGAGTTTAATCTATTCATACAATCTTGAATGAAAAAATCTTTAAAACGGTTATCATTTTCGAATCTATTCCTCGTTTTTTTCGTACAATGAACAGCGAAAGGAAGGGGAAGTCTATGAAATACCAGATCGCGACAGCCGTTGTCATACTTGCTTCGTTGTCACCAGTCACTTCGGAGGCAAAGGATCAGACGACACAACATCAACGTTATTACGCGGCATACGAGAAAATCGTGCGAGAACTGAATCGGACACATGAAAATGCGGACGTCACGTTGCTTGCAGCGGATCAGTTCGCAGATGAGGACTGGGTTTCACCGGAACGTTTTCAGGAACGGGCAATCAAACGGTTAAAGCCATTACATGTCCAAACGAGCTTAGAGTGGGATAGTGAACGAACGCTTGAACACATGGAACGTGGAAACGATGTCCGGATCATGGGAAATTTCGAGACGGAACTCTTGGAACAGAGTAAACGACAACGATTATCCGATGTCTTTTCGATGACGTCTCTTGCAATCGATGGTGGAAAATGGACGCAAACCGGATTCTCTGGTACTCCAATCGATGCTTGGCAAACAATGGTCGTAACAGTCAGTGGTACATACGCGAAGCAGGGCATCTTAACAAAACACCACATCACGAAAGAATATCATTGTACCTGGTACGGTGAAATCTACTATTGAGATAGAAAAAGAGCGAAACTCGGACGAGTTTCGCTCTTTTCGTATTAATTCCGAATCAAGTGATCGAAAGCACCCAGTGCAGCGGTTGCACCAGATCCCATCGAGATGATGATCTGTTTATATGCGCTATCCGTGCAGTCGCCTGCAGCGAAAACACCTGGTACGTTCGTTGCGCCGTGACGATCAACTTGGACTTCACCGAACTTGTTACGGCTCACCGTTTCACCGAGCCAGTCCGTGTTTGGTACGAGACCGATTTGGACGAAGACACCTTCGAGCTCAACATGACGTTCGACGTTCGTTTCGCGCTCGATATAAGTGATACCGTTCACTTTATCCGTTCCTGTGATTTCCTTCGTCTGTGCGTTGACGACGACCGTGACGTTCGGAAGCGAAGCGAGGCGTTCTTGAAGAACAGCATCGGCTTTTAGTTCCGGTGCGAATTCAAGGACCGTGACATGCTTGACGATTCCCGCAAGATCGATTGCTGCTTCGATCCCTGAGTTTCCGCCACCGATGACTGCGACACGTTTTCCTTCGAACAATGGACCGTCACAGTGTGGGCAGTACGCGACGCCTTTGTTCTTGAATTCGAGTTCACCTGGGACACCGACGTTACGCCAGCGTGCTCCTGTTGAAAGGATCAAACTCTTCGTTTTCAAGACGGCACCGTTCTCAAGCTCAAGCTCAAGGAGGTCCTTCTTCTCAAGACGAGTTGCTCGTTGCAGGTTCATGACGTCGATGCCATATTCCTTAACGTGCTCCTCAAGACTTGCGACGAGTTTTGGTCCTTCTGTGTACTTCATGCTGATGAAGTTCTCGATGCTCATCGTATCCATGACTTGTCCACCGAAGCGTTCTGCGACGATTCCTGTCCGGATCCCTTTACGGGCTGCATAAATCGCAGCACTCGATCCAGCAGGACCACCACCGACGACGAGGACGTCGTACGGATCTTTGTCGGCGAAATCAGCAGCATCGGCACCTGTGCCAAGCTTCGCCAAGATTTCTTCAAGTGACATCCGTCCGTTACCGAACGCTTCACCGTTGACGAAGACCGTCGGAACAGCCATGATCTCTTTTTGTTCGACTTCTGCTTTAAATGCCGCACCATCAATCATCGTGTGACTGATGTTCGGATTGAGGACGCTCATGACGTTCAACGCTTGTACGACATCTGGGCAGTTGTGGCAGCTCAAGCTGATGTACGACTCGAAGTGGTACGTTTCTTGAATGCCTTGAATCTGCTTGATGACGTCCGCGTCGACCTTCGGTGCTCGACCGCTGACTTGGAGAAGTGCGAGAACGAGGGACGTGAACTCATGACCGAGTGGAATTCCCGCAAACGTGATGCCGCTTGTTTCACCGACACGGTTGACTGTGAAACTTGGTGTCCGGGGAAGACTTGCCTGCTCGACGGAGATGCGTGGTGTCATGCTTGCGATCTCTTCGACGAGTGCGCTCATCTCAAGCGAGACGGCGTCTGTCCCAGCACTAACAGCTAGGACGAGATCGCCTTCGAGAAGCTCGAGGTATTGCGCGAGTTGTGCTTTAATGTCTGGGGCTAAAGCCATCGCGAATCCGCTCCTTAAATTTTTCCGACGAGGTCAAGGCTTGGTGTAAGTGTTGCAGAGCCTTCTTCCCATTTCGCTGGGCAAACTTCGCCTGGATTGTTACGTACATATTGTGCTGCTTTGATTTTGTTGACGAGCGTGCTCGCATCACGACCGATACCGCCTGCGTTGATCTCAACTGTTTGGATGACGCCATCTGGATCGATGATGAACGTACCGCGGTCAGCAAGACCATCTTGTTCGTTCAAGACTTCGAAGTTACGTGAGATGACGTGTGATGGATCACCGATCATGACGTACTCGATTTTACCGATTGTTTCTGACGTTTCGTGCCATGCTTTATGTGTGAAATGCGTATCTGTTGAAACAGAGTAAACTTCAACGTCAAGCGCTTTGAGTGTTTCGTATTGGTTTTGAAGATCTTCGAGTTCTGTCGGGCAAACGAATGTAAAGTCTGCAGGGTAGAAACATACGACACTCCATTTACCGCGAAGGTTGGCATCCGTTAGGTCAACGAATTCTCCGTTGTGGAATGCTGATGCGCTAAATGGTTTTACTTCACTTCCGATTAAAGACATGATAAAAATCCTCCTCAAGGGTTCTATATTTAGAATCTGTCCTAGTGCATACAGTTAATCTGTATTTATCACACTAGAATAATTCTAATCTAATACTAATTTCATATAGACCAACACTTTTGTCAAGGTATAATCGGTAAATTCTTATTTCAATAAAGATTGTGTGAACAAAAAAAGAAATCCCGACGCCTAAATGAAACAGGAGTCGAGATCTGTATTCCTTATTGCCAGTCTGTATGGAAGATGCCTTCGCGGTCTGTTCGAGCATACGTGTGAGCGCCGAAATAATCGCGTTGCGCTTGCAACATGTTGGCATTTGAATTTGCTGTCCGGTAGCTATCATAATACGTCAACGACGTTGATAGACATGGTAGGGCGAAACCAGACAGAGCACCCTCAGCGACAACATGGCGTAACGATTCTTGATACGCCTGTACTTTCTCAGCGAAGAACGGTGCAAGCATCAAGTTTGAGAGATTCGCATCATTTTTGAACGCTTCACTGATGACGTTCAAGAAGTCTGCTCGGATGATACAGCCGCCACGGAAGATCAAGGCAATCTCTTCAAGCCGTAGATTCCAGTCGTACAATTCAGACGATGTCCGGTACTGGGTAAAGCCTTGCGCGTAAGCTGCGACTTTCCCCATATAAAGCGCTTGACGAATCCGTTCGACCCACGCGTCTCGCTCAAGCGATGACAAGTCTTCTGGTCCCTTCAAGACAGCAGACGCTGCGACGCGTTCTTCTTTAACAGCCGAGAGGTAACGCGCGAATAAGGCTTCCGTAATGATCGAAGAGGCGATCCCATTATCAATGGCTTGCAGGCTTGTCCATTTTCCGGTTCCTTTTTGACCGGCTTGATCGAGAATGACATCGATTAACGGTTGTCCTGTCTCGTCATCCGTTTTCCGGAGGATATCCGCCGTGATCTCGATCAAGTAACTTTTCAGTTCGCCTGCATTCCACTCAGCGAAGATGTCTGCGACTTCCGTGACATCAAGTCCGAGACGGAAGCGAAGGAAACTGTACGCTTCTGCAATCAGTTGCATGTCGGCGTATTCAATGCCATTATGAACCATCTTGACGAAGTGACCAGCGCCTTTCGGTCCGATATAGACGCAACATGGATCACCTTCGACGTGAGCGGCGATTTTCGTCAAGATCGGTGCCACATGGTCGTACGCTTCTTTTGATCCACCCGGCATGATCGCAGGACCGGTCCGTGCACCGACTTCACCACCCGATACGCCGACGCCGATGTATTCGATCCCGTGGCGTTGTAGTTCATCAAAACGACGCTCTGTATCGAGGAAGTGCGAGTTCCCACCATCCATGATGATATCACCTGTTTCGAGATGCGGAAGTAATGATTCGATGACCGAATCAATCGCGCTACCAGCCGTAACCATCATGAAAATTTTACGCGGGCGAGCGAGTGACTGAACGAATGCTTCAATGTCGTAGTACGGATGGAGTGGTAATCCTTCATCATGTGCGACGAGATCATCCGTTAAATCACGTGTGTAGTTATAGATGGCGACTTCTTCTTGATGACTCGCCATGTTCAATGCTAAGTTGCGGCCCATGACACCAAGACCGATGACTCCAATAGAATGTTGCATAAGTAGAACGACTCCTTTTTTTAGACGACGAGGCTGAGGAGAAGAACGAAACCAAGTCCACAAACGGAAATGATCGTCTCAAGCACAGTCCATGTCGCAAACGTTTCTTTTAATGATAATCCGAAATACTCTTTAAACATCCAGAAACCAGCATCGTTGACGTGTGAAGCGATCAGACTACCTGCACCAGTCGCGAGAACGACGAGCGCTAAGTTGACGTCGGATTGCTCAAGTAGCGGAATGACGAGACCTGCCGTTGATAGGGCAGCGACTGTCGCGGAACCGAGTGAGATCCGCAGAATCGCAGCGATCAACCAAGCGAGTAGAATCGGAGATAACGCTGATCCTTCAAATAATTGGGCGACGTATTTCCCGACACCACCATCAATCAAGACTTGCTTGAATGCACCGCCACCACCGATGATCAATAGCATCATCCCGATTTGGGCGATCGCCGTCGTACAAGATTCCATGACCGATTGCATCGGAATCTTGCGGGCGATTCCCATCGTGTAGACCGCGACGAGTAGTGAAATCAACATCGCCGTTGAAGCGTTCCCGATGAATTCAATCGCTGAGATGACACTGTTTTCACCCCAACCGAGTGTTTCTTGTAAAAGTGTGAAGATTGTTGCGATCGACATTAAGAGGACCGGTAGCATCGCAGTGAAGACACTGATGCCGAAGCCTGGTGTCTCTTCTAAATCAAATTCTTTTTGTTCCCCGAGTGACGCGATGTTTCCTGTCCGTGTAAACGATTCAGGTACGAGTCGTTTCGCGATTTTCGTAAAGACTGGACCGGCGATGATGACGGTTGGAACAGCAACGATGAAACCATACAATAAGACTTCCCCGATATTTGCTTTATACTCCCCAGCAATGACGGTCGGACCTGGGTGAGGTGGTAAGAATCCGTGCGTGACGGATAGGGCAGCGACCATCGGAATCCCGAGATATAAGATCGAGACACGAAGTTGACGTGAAATCGCAAAGACGATTGGAATCAACAGAACGAGGCCGACTTCGAAGAAGAGTGCGATCCCGATGATGAACGAAGCGACGACGACTGCCCATTGGATGTTCTTTTCCCCGAATCGTGCAACAAGTGTCATGGCGATTCGCTGCGCCCCCCCGGCGTCAGCGATCAGCTTTCCAAGCATGGCACCAAGACCAAAGATCAGTGCTAGGTGACCGAGCGTTCCTCCGATACCAGCTTCGATCGTTTTGACGATCTGATCGAGCGGCATGCCGAGTAACAGTGCAACGCCAAAGGACACGATGATGAGTGAGACGAACGTATTTAATTTCAACCCCATGATGAGAACGAGCAACGCAACGATCCCAATTCCTACGATGACTAAAGGCATGATGACTTCCCCCAAAAGATTAAGTTAGTTTTCTTCTTGAATCAAGCTCCGTTGATACGCAGCAATCCGTTTATGATCCGCGGACAATGTCCGCGCCAAGCTAATGAAGATCGGTAATAACTGACGGTATTCATGCATCGCTTCTTCATTTGGTACATGGCGATGTGTTTCCCCAATCATCTCGGAGACGACTTCGAACGAATCGACTTCCCCAGTCGCGTACAGTCCGAGAATACAAGCACCGAGACATGAACTTTCAAAACTTTCCGGAATGACGACTTCCGATTCAAAGATGTCCGCCATCATTTGGCGCCAGACTTCAGAACGAGCAAAGCCACCCGTCGCCTGAATCCGTGTCACGGGACCGTCCATGCACTCAATTAGAGCAAGGAAGACGGTATACAGATTGTAGATGACACCTTCAAGTGCTGCCC from the Exiguobacterium sp. BMC-KP genome contains:
- the ahpF gene encoding alkyl hydroperoxide reductase subunit F, whose product is MALAPDIKAQLAQYLELLEGDLVLAVSAGTDAVSLEMSALVEEIASMTPRISVEQASLPRTPSFTVNRVGETSGITFAGIPLGHEFTSLVLALLQVSGRAPKVDADVIKQIQGIQETYHFESYISLSCHNCPDVVQALNVMSVLNPNISHTMIDGAAFKAEVEQKEIMAVPTVFVNGEAFGNGRMSLEEILAKLGTGADAADFADKDPYDVLVVGGGPAGSSAAIYAARKGIRTGIVAERFGGQVMDTMSIENFISMKYTEGPKLVASLEEHVKEYGIDVMNLQRATRLEKKDLLELELENGAVLKTKSLILSTGARWRNVGVPGELEFKNKGVAYCPHCDGPLFEGKRVAVIGGGNSGIEAAIDLAGIVKHVTVLEFAPELKADAVLQERLASLPNVTVVVNAQTKEITGTDKVNGITYIERETNVERHVELEGVFVQIGLVPNTDWLGETVSRNKFGEVQVDRHGATNVPGVFAAGDCTDSAYKQIIISMGSGATAALGAFDHLIRN
- the ahpC gene encoding alkyl hydroperoxide reductase subunit C; amino-acid sequence: MSLIGSEVKPFSASAFHNGEFVDLTDANLRGKWSVVCFYPADFTFVCPTELEDLQNQYETLKALDVEVYSVSTDTHFTHKAWHETSETIGKIEYVMIGDPSHVISRNFEVLNEQDGLADRGTFIIDPDGVIQTVEINAGGIGRDASTLVNKIKAAQYVRNNPGEVCPAKWEEGSATLTPSLDLVGKI
- the gnd gene encoding decarboxylating NADP(+)-dependent phosphogluconate dehydrogenase gives rise to the protein MQHSIGVIGLGVMGRNLALNMASHQEEVAIYNYTRDLTDDLVAHDEGLPLHPYYDIEAFVQSLARPRKIFMMVTAGSAIDSVIESLLPHLETGDIIMDGGNSHFLDTERRFDELQRHGIEYIGVGVSGGEVGARTGPAIMPGGSKEAYDHVAPILTKIAAHVEGDPCCVYIGPKGAGHFVKMVHNGIEYADMQLIAEAYSFLRFRLGLDVTEVADIFAEWNAGELKSYLIEITADILRKTDDETGQPLIDVILDQAGQKGTGKWTSLQAIDNGIASSIITEALFARYLSAVKEERVAASAVLKGPEDLSSLERDAWVERIRQALYMGKVAAYAQGFTQYRTSSELYDWNLRLEEIALIFRGGCIIRADFLNVISEAFKNDANLSNLMLAPFFAEKVQAYQESLRHVVAEGALSGFALPCLSTSLTYYDSYRTANSNANMLQAQRDYFGAHTYARTDREGIFHTDWQ
- a CDS encoding GntP family permease, producing the protein MPLVIVGIGIVALLVLIMGLKLNTFVSLIIVSFGVALLLGMPLDQIVKTIEAGIGGTLGHLALIFGLGAMLGKLIADAGGAQRIAMTLVARFGEKNIQWAVVVASFIIGIALFFEVGLVLLIPIVFAISRQLRVSILYLGIPMVAALSVTHGFLPPHPGPTVIAGEYKANIGEVLLYGFIVAVPTVIIAGPVFTKIAKRLVPESFTRTGNIASLGEQKEFDLEETPGFGISVFTAMLPVLLMSIATIFTLLQETLGWGENSVISAIEFIGNASTAMLISLLVAVYTMGIARKIPMQSVMESCTTAIAQIGMMLLIIGGGGAFKQVLIDGGVGKYVAQLFEGSALSPILLAWLIAAILRISLGSATVAALSTAGLVIPLLEQSDVNLALVVLATGAGSLIASHVNDAGFWMFKEYFGLSLKETFATWTVLETIISVCGLGFVLLLSLVV